From a region of the Bradyrhizobium manausense genome:
- a CDS encoding ATP-binding cassette domain-containing protein has protein sequence MPSRPMIGYAHVTKSFGSLRAVDDMSLDIADGEFLAIVGGSGSGKTTLLRLANRLIEADGGSITVEGEDVQNIDPVALRRRIGYVFQSGGLFPHLSVADNIGITPKLLGAPTGEIAARVDELIELVQLDRVAHRDRLPEALSGGQRQRVGVARALAARPRIVLMDEPFGALDPLTRDALGEDFRELHRKLGLTTVMITHDMTEAILLADRIAVMRGGKLLAQGTPAELSASSDAYVLELLRTPRRQVERLNALLPQSGAA, from the coding sequence ATGCCTTCCAGGCCTATGATTGGCTATGCCCACGTCACCAAGAGCTTCGGCTCCCTCAGAGCCGTCGACGACATGTCGCTCGATATAGCCGATGGCGAGTTTCTGGCCATCGTCGGCGGCTCGGGCTCGGGCAAGACGACCCTGCTGCGGCTTGCCAACCGGCTGATCGAGGCCGATGGCGGCAGCATCACGGTCGAGGGAGAGGACGTCCAAAATATCGATCCGGTCGCGCTGCGACGCCGGATCGGTTACGTCTTCCAGAGCGGCGGGCTGTTTCCTCATTTGAGCGTCGCCGACAATATCGGAATCACGCCAAAATTGCTCGGTGCGCCGACAGGCGAGATCGCCGCGCGCGTCGACGAGCTGATCGAGCTGGTGCAGCTCGACCGTGTTGCCCATCGCGACCGGCTGCCGGAGGCTCTCTCGGGCGGTCAGCGCCAGCGCGTCGGTGTGGCGCGAGCGCTCGCAGCCAGGCCCCGCATCGTGCTGATGGACGAGCCGTTCGGCGCGCTCGATCCCCTCACCCGCGATGCGCTCGGCGAAGACTTTCGCGAGCTGCACCGCAAGCTCGGCCTGACCACCGTGATGATCACGCACGACATGACGGAAGCGATTTTGCTCGCGGATCGCATCGCGGTGATGCGCGGCGGCAAGCTGCTGGCGCAGGGCACGCCGGCGGAGCTGTCCGCGAGCAGCGATGCTTATGTGCTTGAGTTACTGCGCACGCCACGGCGCCAGGTCGAGCGGCTGAACGCACTGCTGCCACAGAGCGGTGCGGCATGA